CCTTTGCTAGCACAGCCGTTGCTAACACAGCCTTTGCTAGCACAGCCGTTGCAGGCAACCGCGTCACCGGCACAGTCGGACGCCGGCGCGGCCGTGCTCCTCGGCGACCGGTACGTCGTTCGCGGCGCCCTGCGACACTCCGCGAAGGGCGGCGTCTACCTGGCCCGCGACGAGCGCACCGGCGCCGACGTCGTGGTCAAGCACGCCAGGACCCACGCCGAGGTCGACAGCGCGGGACACGACGCGCGCGACCTGTTGCGCAACGAGGCGCGCGCCCTCGAGGCGCTCGCCGGCGTCGCTCCGGTGCCGCGCTCGCTCGGTCTCTTCGAGCAGGACGGCGACGTCTTCCTCGCCCAGGAACGCCTGGCCGGACGTCCGCTGCGGTCCTGGGTGCACGAGCTCGCCGCCGCGCGTCCCGGCGTCCCACAGGTGTCCGCCTGGCCGGTCGCCCGCGCCCTGACCGCCGCGGTCGCGGCAGTCCACGGTGCGGGCCTCGTGCTGCGCGACCTCAGTCCGACCAACGTTCTCGTCGACGACGACGGCACCGTCCACCTCGTCGACCTCGAGCTCGCCACCCCGGTCGGCGGCGTCGCGCGCCGCTCGGGCACGCCCGCCTACCAGGCGCCGGAGCACCACACCGGCGACGACCGCGTCACGGCGACGGTGGCCGAGGACCTCTACAGCCTCGGCTGCCTGCTGTTCCTGATCGCCACCGGCTGCGACCCGCTGCTGCCCGCCGACGACGGCGCCGGCCGGCGTCCGCTCGGCGACCGGCTGGCCGGCTGGCTCGACCTCGTCGCCGCGCACGGCGACTCCGCGGCAGCCGCCCGGCCGGCGATCCGCGGCCTCCTCGCCGCCGACCCGGCGTGCCGCTGGTCACTCGCCGACGTCGAGTCGTTCCTCGCCGCCCAGCCCGATCAGGTGGCGCCCGCCGTCCCGGTCACGGCTGCCGGCGTCACCCCGCCCGACCCCGCCCGGCTGCTGTCCGACGGCCTCGCGTACCTCCTCGACACGATGACCCCGGAACGCACGCGCCTGTGGCCGACCGGGTCGTTCGGCGGCCAGACCGACGCCGGCAACGTCCAGCACGGCGCGGCCGGCGTGCTCGTCACGCTCGCCGCCGCGATGCCGCACGCGACCGACGCGGCGACGACCCGCGCCGTCGCCACCGCCGCGTCGTGGCTCACCCGCCAGGTGCCGCCACGGCCTCCGCGCCATCCGCTGCCCGGCCTGTACTTCGGTCGCGCCGGCGTCGCGTGGGCGCTCGCCGACGCGGGCAGCGCACTCGGCGACGACGCGCTCGTCGACGCCGCCGTGCACCGCCTCCTGCGGCTGCCCGCGGCCTGGCCCAACCCCGACGTCGCGCACGGTCTCGCCGGCGCGTGCCTCGCCCACGTCCACCTCGCGCGCCGCACCGGCGACGAGCGTCTCGCCCGGCGGGCCGACGCCTACGCCGACGCGCTGGCGGCCGCGGCCGACGAGGACGAGCTCGGCCCGTACTGGCGCATCCCCGCGGACTCCGACTCGGTGCTGGCCGGCAAGGTCCACCACGGGTTCGCGCACGGCGCCGCCGGCATCGGCTACGCCCTGCTGGCCAACGGCCGCGACGCCGACGTCCGGCTCGCCGTCCGCACCGGCGACGCCCTGTGCCGCGCGGCGCAGGTCGACGGCGACGGCGCCGCCTGGTGGCCGGTCGGACAGCGGGAACCCACCCGGTTGCCGCACTGGTGCAGCGGCTCCTCGGGCATCGGCACCTTCCTGCTGCGCCTGTACGCGAGCACCGGCGAGCGACGCTTCGCCGACCACGCGATCGCCGCGGCCACCGCCGTGCACCGCTCGCGCTGGCAGTCGTCCCCCGCCGCCTGTCACGGGCTCGCGGGTGACGGCCAGTTCCTGCTCGACGCGGCCGACGTCCTCGTCGACCCGACCTACCACGCCCTGGCCGCCGACCTCGCCACCTGTCTCGCCGCACGGCACTGCGTCCGCGACGGCCGCGTGCTCGTGCCGGACGAGGGCGGCAGGGACGTCGTCGCCGACCACCAGGTCGGCGTCGCCGGCGTGGTCGCGTTCCTGACCCGCCTGCTGCACGGCGGTCCGCGGCCGTTCATGGTCGACGGGGAGGCCCGCCCGTGCTGACCAGGACGAGCTTCCGCTTCTCGCCCGCGGGCACGCGCGCCGCCTGCCTGGTCGCACGCGAGCCGGGCGAGTGGCGGGTCGAGTCGTGGTCGCTCGATCCCGTCGAGCCGGCGTTCACCAGCACCGAGCTCGCCGTCCGCGGACCCGCGAGCCAGGTGCTGCCACTCGACGGCGGCGCCGTCCTGTGCTGCCAGCCGGCGCCGAACGACGAGCGCCGTCACGAGATCACCCTCGTCCGGCCGGACGGCTCCGCGCGACGGATCGCCGCGCACCGCGCACTCGGCCTGCGGCTGCTCGACCACCCCCACGCCGGCGCCCTCGCGGTCGCCGTGAGCACCGACGGCGAGGCCGAGCTGTCGTCGAGCGTCTGGCTCGTGCGCGACGACGCACCCGCGCTCACCCACGCACTCACCGTCCCCGGCCTGCTCGCGGGCGGGAGCTGGCTCGACCATGGCGCGACGCGACTGGCGTTCACGCAGGCGCGCCTGGGACACCTCACCACCCTCGTCGCCGACCTGTCCTCCGCATCGGTCGCGCCGCTCTGGCCGGATCTCTCCGGCGTACGGCTGCTGCTCGCCTCGCCAGGCGGTCGTCTGCTGCTCGCCGCCGACGACGAGCAGGCGATCGGCTGGGCGACCGAGGAGGGCGAGCTCCGCTGGTCGGCCGCGCTCGACGGCCGTCGTGCCGCACTCCCGCTCGCGGTCGACGTCTCGGGCACGCGGGTCGCCGTCCGCGTCGAGGATGGCGCACGCTCCGGGATCGCCGTGTACACGCCGCACGACGACGCACTCGCCGACCTGTCACTGCCCGCCGGCACCGTCGGCGGCACCGCGTCGTGGCGCGCCGACTCGGTGCGCTTCCCGTTCGCGCCGCCCGGGCACCCCGCCGGCATCGCCGAGGTGCGCGTCGGCGACTCCCGGACGTTCCGCATGCCTGGCGCGTCCGCCGCGACCGACCGCCTCGCACCGCGCGTGGAGAGCTTCACCGGGCCCGACGGCGCCGTCGAGGCGATCGTCCACGGCGACTGGCGGCACGCTCCGGCCGTCGTCGTCGCCTTGCACGGCGGTCCCGAGGCCTGCTGGCGGATCGACGGCGACCCGTTCCTCGCCTCGCTCGCGGCCGACGGCGCCGCGGTCGTCGCGGTGAACCCCCGCGGCAGCCGCGGCTACCCCGGTGCCGGCGAGGCCGTCCGCGACGCGTGGGGCGGACCCGACCTCCGCGACGTCCTCACCGTCGCCACGGCGCTGACCGGCAGGCGCGGCAGGCCCGTGCGCCTCTTCGGCGCGAGCTACGGCGCGTTCCTCGCGCTGCTCGCGCTCGCGACCCGGCCGGAGCTGTGGGAGCGCGCCGCGGTCGTCGCGCCGTTCCTGTCCGGCGAACGGCTCTTCGCCGACGCGGGACCCCGCGTGCGCGCGCTGCTCGACCGGCTCGGCGGGCGGACGGTCTACACCGACGACCTCGGTCCGCGCGACGTCCTGCTGCTCGCCGACCGCATCGCCACGCCGCTGCTCCTGATGCACGGCACGGACGACGACGTGATCCCGGTGCACCACTCCCGCGAGCTGCACGCGCGGCTGCGCGAGCGCGGCGCCGACGTCACGTACCTCGAGCTCACCGACTCCGGCCACGACCCGCTCGCGGGTCCCCGTGCCGGAGCCGCCGCCGAGCGGCTGCGCGGCTTCCTCACCGAGGGAGTGCCGAGCGCCCCGGCCGTCGACCGCCACCACGGTCCGCGTGGTGGTACGCACCTAGCACTCGGAAGGAGGTGAACCAATGAAGGAGCTCACGTTGGATGTAGCGGCGCTCGAGCGCCTGCCCGAGGTGGAGTCCGTCGAGCTCGGCGGATGCCACGGTTGCGGGCTGGCGACCTGTGTCGTCAGCTGCCTGAGCACGGGCGGCGTCCACGTCGGAGTCGGTATCGGTATCGGCGTCGACCTCTGACGAGCAGTACCAGCACAAGCGCTACCGCAGTAAAGGGGTCGGCCGCGCCAGAAGGCGCGGCCGACGGAGGGACGTGGTGCGAGGGCGGTCACGACCGCTCTCGCACCCGTCCGTTACCTCAAAGTGTGCGCCTGGAGAAGCCCAAGCTGATGGCCACGACCCCCGTCACGTCGACGAATGGCACGGACAGGTTGCTGCTCGTCACGTTGCGTGCCCAACCCGGCTGGCTGGCGGTCACCGTCCTCGCCGGCCTGGTCTCGGCCGGTGGCCAGCTGCTCCTCCCGTACGCGATGGGCGGAGCGCTC
The window above is part of the Streptosporangiales bacterium genome. Proteins encoded here:
- a CDS encoding protein kinase: MGSVRDIAAAVRPELASYTRELLATDGDAWHLESHEVWCTAIPRHRALAPQGWKIHVSATPASVHEVLDGAVPVLRRHAVAFKVARDLDAVRWLTGRDCDRALAGKVLTVYPADDAAFVAVATDLHDAVGALPGPRILSDRPYAPGSSIHYRYGGFRGDGQLDDDGVYRHLLTAPDGSTTIDRREAWFSAPSWAPDPLLAQPLLTQPLLAQPLQATASPAQSDAGAAVLLGDRYVVRGALRHSAKGGVYLARDERTGADVVVKHARTHAEVDSAGHDARDLLRNEARALEALAGVAPVPRSLGLFEQDGDVFLAQERLAGRPLRSWVHELAAARPGVPQVSAWPVARALTAAVAAVHGAGLVLRDLSPTNVLVDDDGTVHLVDLELATPVGGVARRSGTPAYQAPEHHTGDDRVTATVAEDLYSLGCLLFLIATGCDPLLPADDGAGRRPLGDRLAGWLDLVAAHGDSAAAARPAIRGLLAADPACRWSLADVESFLAAQPDQVAPAVPVTAAGVTPPDPARLLSDGLAYLLDTMTPERTRLWPTGSFGGQTDAGNVQHGAAGVLVTLAAAMPHATDAATTRAVATAASWLTRQVPPRPPRHPLPGLYFGRAGVAWALADAGSALGDDALVDAAVHRLLRLPAAWPNPDVAHGLAGACLAHVHLARRTGDERLARRADAYADALAAAADEDELGPYWRIPADSDSVLAGKVHHGFAHGAAGIGYALLANGRDADVRLAVRTGDALCRAAQVDGDGAAWWPVGQREPTRLPHWCSGSSGIGTFLLRLYASTGERRFADHAIAAATAVHRSRWQSSPAACHGLAGDGQFLLDAADVLVDPTYHALAADLATCLAARHCVRDGRVLVPDEGGRDVVADHQVGVAGVVAFLTRLLHGGPRPFMVDGEARPC
- a CDS encoding prolyl oligopeptidase family serine peptidase, producing the protein MLTRTSFRFSPAGTRAACLVAREPGEWRVESWSLDPVEPAFTSTELAVRGPASQVLPLDGGAVLCCQPAPNDERRHEITLVRPDGSARRIAAHRALGLRLLDHPHAGALAVAVSTDGEAELSSSVWLVRDDAPALTHALTVPGLLAGGSWLDHGATRLAFTQARLGHLTTLVADLSSASVAPLWPDLSGVRLLLASPGGRLLLAADDEQAIGWATEEGELRWSAALDGRRAALPLAVDVSGTRVAVRVEDGARSGIAVYTPHDDALADLSLPAGTVGGTASWRADSVRFPFAPPGHPAGIAEVRVGDSRTFRMPGASAATDRLAPRVESFTGPDGAVEAIVHGDWRHAPAVVVALHGGPEACWRIDGDPFLASLAADGAAVVAVNPRGSRGYPGAGEAVRDAWGGPDLRDVLTVATALTGRRGRPVRLFGASYGAFLALLALATRPELWERAAVVAPFLSGERLFADAGPRVRALLDRLGGRTVYTDDLGPRDVLLLADRIATPLLLMHGTDDDVIPVHHSRELHARLRERGADVTYLELTDSGHDPLAGPRAGAAAERLRGFLTEGVPSAPAVDRHHGPRGGTHLALGRR